TCTACAAAACTCAGGCAGAAACATTAACTTCTTTAATAGCACAAGTTTGTCGTGAAGAGAGGATGATTCAGAGCAGCTTTTTTCTGCCTAATTATATATTACTGATTACTGAGGAACACTATCAGGTTCATCCTCTGTGGGTGGAGTAGAAATAAAGACACCACAAAACCCACAGGGGACCAAACCTATTGGTGGGATGCTGGAtgagaagatgatgatgatgtgcaACAGGATATGCTCCTGCCTCGTCTTTACCACATTACACCCATGATCCACTCGCTGTATGACTCCAGACAACAGGCGCTTCTCCACATGAGCTCAGACTTGTGAGTAACATTAattttttctaacttttaatACAGCAATACAATAAAGAACTTGgttatgtgtgttttaatgcattttctttcCCTTAAGATTAAGAGATAGAGAATCATGTTGGTCTTTCAGGTAACCAttattttgtttactttcatgagatttctgtatttaattgTGGTGCATTCCTGATAAACTTCCCATTTTGCTCTTGAACTTTGTTATTTTAGAGTACTGCAATTTGGTGTCTTCTAATAACAGGTAATAAAAGCAATATTTTATgcataaaatcattaaatttaatcaaaataaattttaaaaaccgTAAGATTTAAATGATTTCTTCTCCATACAGACCTGCACTTTTTTGCCACCGCATTAGAAAGTAAGTCCCGAATTATTTGCTTGAATTTACCAACAAATGAAGCAACAGTTCACAGCAGATTGTCTAAATCTAACTCTGCCCTTCTGCAGCCTGTAAGACAGCCTGGTTTGATGAAGGAGATGTTTCCAGAGAAGGAGACTCCGAGCTCTTGTCTGACTTGATGAGGAAGCATCAGATGAGGATCTGCTCCGACCCAGTGGATATTGAAGCTCAGACGGTTTCTGGGATCAAGTCACAGCACAGTGGGAACACTTTCCACACGTAAAGAATCAAAATCTCTCATACTGAGTTCAGGATTGTGTGTACATGCTGAGTCTGCCATGTCTGGTGActgttgtattcattttttacaaACCATACATTATAATTTTACCGTTATTGCTGGTCAATATTTATTCAAACTGATCCCAAACTAATTTTTAAAGCTTCGTAGCATACTGACAACATTCAAAAACATAACTTTAATGCAAATAGGTCAACATGCAAGTATGTTCCCAAGACACAATTAAAGTTGTCATCATCTACTACTTCAACTTTTGCTTGTCGGAAATCAGACTTTAAGCTCATTTAACCATTTATCACGGGGCAGAAATATCAAAATCttattcatatttatcattagtttgaactttaaatGTTGTGGTTCAATTGGTTTTGTCAATGAATGACAAACAGTGACGAAAACACCTTATAGATGTGAGGTGAGACATAAAGACTTGTGCTGGAGACTTTTACAGGGTCACTATATGCTAAAACACAAGGTATAACTTGATGTGATgatgaaatgataaaatgaaacAGTAAACTACTTACAGTATTCAGTTTAGATTGTGAATACCCCTGAGACTTTTTTCTTGCAGTGCTGAACTCTACGCTAACTTGCAGATGTTTTGGATGCGTTTCACAGATACAGTGCATCTGAAGGCCTTTTATGCCTCAACTCGGAACAGAAATCCAAACAGTGTGATGATTTCAAGGTCAAGTTCACCTGCACAGGACAGTTCTGCTCAGGTTTGTAaaacaaaatagagaaaaaccCCTCAATTCATTTCTGGGAAGAATATAAAttctcatgtgtttgtttgattCATAGAGTGCAGGACTGACTGGTTCGATCATGATGATCCGACAGCAAATGGAGACTATGAGGTCCTCAGTGACCTCCTCAGCATTTACCCGAGACAGATCTGCCCTCAACCAATAGCCATCGAGGTCCAGACCATCTCTGGAGAACCTGCGTCCAACGcttctgatcattttttaaagtgagATTAAAAATATcatctaaaatgaaaaattgctGAATTACCTATAAAGGGGTGGTGGACACTTATCCaccttcatgttcttcttctttcttgcAGTTATGATGCCACCTATGGGTTTGCCTGTGTCAATGCAGATCAGCGTAGGAGGAGTTGTGAAGATTACAAAGTGAGGTTTACATGTCCCAAAGAGTTCTGTCAAGGTAAATGTCTTTACTTTTCTCTCAGATATCAAAGACATGCAGGTTtaatcaactgaaaactgtgaAGTGGTCATAGATGTGTTTCTGAGTCTCTAGTCACAGTGATCACAATGATGCTGTACAGCAAGTCTGTGTATAGAAAGAATGAATGGATGACTATTTTCTGTACTTACTATAATGGGGTTGCTAATCAGCTCCAGCTAGATGCCCCATGTGTgtaatattttgcatttctttttccttttgtagTAGTGTTTTGTCTTCATTATATCATGTACATCCAGCCATATATGTGAAAGCAACAATACATTGATATGAAAATGCACATAGGTTAAGAAAACATACATTAACCTCGGCAAAAATCAAACCTGACACCACGCCTTTCCCAACCTCCCACCCACACCTTAAATGTTTATAGGGctgtttacattatttttctgtctgaaatCCAGTTTTAACTGTGCAGACTTGTATCTATTTGCAAACTCTACTCAGTGACTCAACAATGTCGAACACAGTGGATGAGCAGTGACACCCCATCAGACGAGGGTGATGTGGAGTCCATACTTCAACTAATGAAAACCTTTCCTGGTCAAGTCTGTGTGAACCCAGTCAGCATCGAGGCCAAGACGACCAGTGGAATATCTGCcaga
The nucleotide sequence above comes from Amphiprion ocellaris isolate individual 3 ecotype Okinawa chromosome 8, ASM2253959v1, whole genome shotgun sequence. Encoded proteins:
- the si:dkey-205h13.2 gene encoding uncharacterized protein si:dkey-205h13.2: MLVFQSTAIWCLLITDLHFFATALETCKTAWFDEGDVSREGDSELLSDLMRKHQMRICSDPVDIEAQTVSGIKSQHSGNTFHTYSASEGLLCLNSEQKSKQCDDFKVKFTCTGQFCSECRTDWFDHDDPTANGDYEVLSDLLSIYPRQICPQPIAIEVQTISGEPASNASDHFLNYDATYGFACVNADQRRRSCEDYKVRFTCPKEFCQVTQQCRTQWMSSDTPSDEGDVESILQLMKTFPGQVCVNPVSIEAKTTSGISARHTGDTFLSYDVSFGFACINEKQKNKQCEDYQVILTCPSDFCQGCRTRWFNMDSPTGRGDYETLCQVQMLYPSQVCSQPVAIEAMTVSGVPAHETGDIFQIYDATFGFACVTAEQPDGKHCQDYKVRFTCPLDFCSV